The genome window GGGCCGGTCCTGACCGTGCAGGGCGGCAGCGACTGGAGGAAGGCGGCGCCGTAGCCGCGCCTCACACGCGCGTCCAACACCACGGCCACGCCCCTGTCCGTGCGCTTGCGGATGAGCCGACCAAAGCCCTGCTTGAACCGCAGGATGGCCTGGGGCACGGCGTACTCGCTAAACGGGTCGTCGAAGAGTTGGGAGCGCGCCGCGAAGACCGGGTCCGTGGGCACGGCGAAGGGCAGGCGCGTGATGACCAGCACCTTCAGCGTCTCGCCGCCGATGTCCACGCCCTCCCAGAAGCTCGCCGTACCCAGGAGCACCATGCGCGGGTTGGCCTTGAAGGCGGCCAGCAGGTGCTTCGGGGA of Dehalococcoidia bacterium contains these proteins:
- a CDS encoding helicase C-terminal domain-containing protein, whose translation is SPKHLLAAFKANPRMVLLGTASFWEGVDIGGETLKVLVITRLPFAVPTDPVFAARSQLFDDPFSEYAVPQAILRFKQGFGRLIRKRTDRGVAVVLDARVRRGYGAAFLQSLPPCTVRTGPLRDVPDAATSWLEGGKG